CGGCGGCGGCGCACCCGCGCGTCAGCCCCGGCCGGCGGGCGTGGACAGGAAGTGGACGGCCGACGACGGCGCGAGCGTGCCCAGGCGGTTTTGTTCGACGAGCCAAAGGGCGTCGCACGCGTTGCACCCGCCGCGCGACGCGCGCCGAAACGCGGCGGCGAAACCGTCGCGGAAGGCGTTCGCCGCTCCCTCGCGCCCGATCGACAGGGAGCAGGCGAACACGTCGCCGATCTCGTCGACGTGCGCGAACAGATTGCCCGCGTAACAGGGCAGATGAGCCAGCGGATCCTCGCGCACGGGCTCGCGGAAACGCGCCCATCCGCGCAGGTGGTGAAGATCGGCCAGCGCGTTCGCGACCGGATCGCCGGCGCGGCGCGCGGCAATCAGGCGGCGCAGCGCGCGGCGGATGGCGCGGTCCTCGGCGTTCTCCTCGTCCTCGGGAAGCGGCGGGAGCGCCTCGCGGCCGTCGCCGTCATGCAGCACGTGAAATCCGGCGCGAAATCCGAAGCGCCGCGCGAGGCGAAGGATGTCATCGACGTCGTCCGCGGTCGCCCGCGTGAGCACGGTGCGCGTTTCGACGGCGACCCGCCCGGCGAGCGCCTTGATCGCCTCGATCGCGGCGTCCCACGCGCCCGCGCCGAAAAGCGCGTCGTGCGTTTCGATTGTGCCCTCGAGCGCGATGGCGACGGTGTCCGCCGCGGCCAACTCGTCCGCGCGCGCCGCCGCGCGAAGGCCGTTGGTCACGACGCGCACGTTCAGGCGCACGTCCTTCGCGGCGCGGATGAGTTCGCCGATATCGCCGCGCACGAGCGGCTCACCGCCGCGAAACGTCACGGCGACCGCGCCGGCCGCCGCGATCTCGCCGACGAGCCGGCGGGCGTTGTCGGGCGGCATCGATGGCCCGCCGCCGGCGCGCTCGAACCACGTCGCGCGCGGTTCGAGCGCGACGCTGACGTGCAACGGACGGCGCCGGCCAAGCACGCGGTACGCGAGCGTGCCGTAGCCGATGCGCAGGATTTGAAAGGCCGTGTTTCCCATGGAATATTCGAATGCGTGTTGCCGCCGGCCAGCATACATGATTGCGCCGGGGAGTGCATCGAGGGAGGAGGATCGAGGATTGAGGATTGAGGATTGAGGATTGAGGATCGAGGATTGAGGATCGAGGATTGTGGATTGAGTGGAATCGCAGATCGCGCGGAGGCACGGAGATCGAGGAATCGCAGCTCACGCGGAGGCGCGGAGGCACGGAGATCGAGGAATCGCAGCTCGCGCGGAGGCGCGGAGGCGCGGAAAGCGCGGAGCGTGGAGACGCAGAGAGCGTGGCGTCGTCATCCCGAGCGAAGCGAAGGATCCGGCTCGCCCCTGTTGCAGCGCGGCCGTCAACGCGGCTCTGTTCACCGTACACCGATTCGTGTTTATGATGGACAAACTTTCCCATCGTAACGAGGTTCGGGAGGCCTCACGCATGGATGGCGTCATTCTGGCGGCGGGTGCCGGAACGCGCTTGCGTCCGCTGACGAACGCGATCCCCAAGGCGCTCGTGTCCGTCGGACCGCATCCGCTTGCCGAGCACGTGTTGCGGGGCTTCGTGTCGGCGGGCGTGGACCGGGTGGTTTTCGTGACCGGTTATCTGGGCAAGAAGGTCGAATCGTTTTTCGGCGACGGTTCGCGCTGGGAGGTCTCGACGGCCTTTGTCCGCCAGGACGAGGCGCGCGGTACCGCGCACGCGGTCGGCCTGACGGCGACCGAAGTGATGACCAACCCGTTTTTCATCGCGTACGGCGACATCTACATTCATGATCCGTCCAATTACCGCGCGTTTCTGGAAATGCACCTTGCGGGCGACTTCGACATCTCGGTGATGTGCGACGAGATCGACGATCCGTTCGAGGGCGCGGCGGTGTACGTGACAGGCGATCGCGTGACGCGCATCGTCGAGAAGCCGCCGCGCGGCGCGAGCACGACGAATCTAAACAAACGCGGCATCGTGCTTGCCGATCACCGGCTGTTCGATCTGATCGACGACGTGACACCCGCGCCGAGCGGCGAGCTGTACCTGACCGACGCGATCGCGCTTGCCATCGAGCGCGGGATGAAGGTGGGCGCTTACGTTTGCCGGGGGTTCAGTTCGGACGTCGGCACGCCCGAGCGCCTGGCCGAGGCGCGCGCCGTGGAAGAGCAGCGCGAACCGGCGAACGACCGTTCGGCGTCGTAAGACGCATTAGAGCTGTCAGTTGTCAGCTGTCAGCTTTCAGCTATCAGGTTTCCAACAGCATCCGCGGCTTATCGCTGTTCGCTGTTCGCTGACCGCTGCCTAACAGCCGCAGCCGCCCGCGGAATCACCCGCGTCTTCGGGCGATTTCTCGTAATTGGAGTCGAGACCGTCGGGATCGCCGCCGTCGTCATCGTCAAGCGCCGCGTCGTCGTCCGCCGCGTCGTCGTTGCCGAGGGCCGAGTCGTCGTCAAAATCGTCATCGTCAAAATCGTCATCGTCATCCGAAGGCGCGTGCGTCGTGGTGGTCGTCGTACCCGGGAGCGTGGTCGTGGTGGTCGTGGTCGGCGCGGGCGAGTCGAGCGCGTCGCCCAGTCCCAGGTTCCAGGACGAGGAAATCTTGCCGAAATCGTCGGTGCCCCACATGCGCGTACAGAGCGCCTCGCCTCCCCAAAGCTGGCCGACCACCTGCTTGCTCGCGTTGAAAAGCGGCGAGCCGGAGGAGCCGCCTTCCGTGGAGCTTTCCGTGTACAGCACCGTCCAGAAGTCGCCGCCGACGCCGGTGACGTTGCCGAAGGTGATGCGCTTGTACGCCGCGTCGGGATGATGGACGACCGTGATTGGCGCGCCGGGTAACAGCGGCGCGGTCGAGACGCCGAGGTAGGTCGTTCCCGGCGGCGGGTTTTCGTCAAGCAGCAGCAGGGTGAAATCCGATTGCCCGTTTTTTGCCGCGATTTCCGATCCGGACGAGGTCGGAAGGGTTTCGTGATTCGGCGGCGCGCCGTTGCAGGCGGCGGTGTGGAAGTTCCAGAAGACGATCACCGAGTCGGCCTCCGCGACGGTCGACAGGCAGTGGTTCGCCGTGAGGAACCACGGGCGAAGGCTGCCGGCGGTGTCCGAGAGAAGGCTCCCCGTGCAGCTATACCCGCCCCAGGTCGACTCGATGTAGATCTCCGCGACGCCGGTGCGCGCGTCCTTCCAATCGTCGTAACACGTGACGTCGAGGTAGCAGCCGAGCTCGAGCCCCGCGCCCGGCCAAACGAGCCCGTGCGCGAGGCGGTCGATCGCAATAGCAGGCGCCGCGCCGGCGCCGTCGACGACGATCTCGATCGCGTCGCCGGACACGGCCGGACCCCAGAAATCGCTCGTGGCGGCGGTCGCGGTCGGCGCGAGCCGGCGCACCATCCCATCCGTGCCGCGTACGTGGACGTCGAAATTTCCGCCCGGCCATGCCGTGACATGAGGGCGAAGAAACGTCGCGCCCGGCGAGGCGATCGTCATGCGGCGGCGCGTGCGTCCATCGGGCAGCGTCTCGATTCGCCAGTCGCCTTCGCGGATCCGGGGTACGTCAACGTGCGCGGACACGACGCGCACCTTGCGCGCCGCCGCGTCGTCGCGCGCGGCGGCGATGGCCGCATCTCGCTGCGCGTCCCGCGCGACGATCGACACGGAAGGCATCGCGCCAAGGCCGAGGTCCGGCGTCGCGTCCGGCGGCCAATAATCATCCGCGGGCGAGACGCGCGCGGGGATCGAGATGGCCGGTGCGTTTGAATCGGCGTTCAAAAGCGCGCGTGCGGCTTCGAGAGCCGCGGGCGCCGCCACGGCGGCGGACGCGATGAGCATGATCGACGTCAACATCCGCAGCAAATGCCGCCTCCATCGTTTCCGCCGGTCGGCCCGAGGCCGTCGTCATCGGAGGCGCCGCCGGGGCCGCCGTCGAAGGTTGTCGATGTGGTCGTCGTGGGCAGCGACGCGCTGGTGAGAAACGAGCCGATGCCGTTTTCGTAGGCGCGGCCGAACTTGCCGAAGAAGTCCGGTTCGCCCATCGCGGTGCAGGAGGCCGTGCCGCCGGAAAGATATCCGACGATCTGACGATCTTCATTGAACAGCGGCGCGCCGGACGAGCCGCCCTCGGTTGAGCCTTCGACGTAACGCACGCCCCAATATTCGAACGTATCACCGATGATCTCGGCGAAGCTGATGCGTTTGTGCGTGCCGCCCGGATGGTGAATCGTCACCACGTCCTCGCCGTCCTTCAGATCCGATGTCGTCCATCCCAGGAACGAGGCGTCGTCGGGCGGATCGTCGTCGAGGATCAGCAGCGAATAATCCAGGTCGAAGTTGCCGGCCAGAAATCGCGATCCAAACGTTCGCGGCACGGAGTTCGGCGAGGGCGGCGTGCCGGTGCAGGAGCTTGTCTGGAAATCCCAGAACACGATGGTGGTGTCGGCCTCGGCTTCATTATTTACGCAGTGGTACGCGGACAGGAAAAACGGCCGTTCGGAGCCGAACTTGTCGTTGAGCAGCGAACCGCTGCAAAGCGCGGAGAAATCCGACTCCTCGAAGAGGATCATGGCGACTCCGCTTCCCGTGTCGAGCCACGCGTTTTCGCACGCCAGGTTGACATAACAGCTCCCTTCCTTTTCGGGTCCGGGCATCCAGAAGCGCTCGGTCCCGACGCTGGCGCGGTCGATGTCAAACAGCGACGGATCGTCCACGCCGCGCAGCTCGACGATCATCGTGTCGCCCGGGACAAGCGGCCCCCAAAATTCGGCGCCGCGCACGTCGCCGGCGCCGACCATTTGCTCGACGCCGTCCTCGCCGACAAACGTGACGCTCCACGTGGGAGACGTGGGCAGGGCGGCGAAATGCGCACGGAGGAACGCGGCGCCGCCCGCGTGCAGCGCGATTCGCCACGCGGGTTCGCCGTCGATATGCGAGGCGAGCCAGTCGGCGCGGGCAAGCGGCGCGAGCCCGGCGGGGTAGCCGACGATGCGCGGTTTTTTCGTGGAACGATCGTCAAATCGGGGCGCGTCGAAAGCGGCGCGCCGAAGATCGTCCGCGGGCGGCAACTCGATCGCGCGCGCAGGCGTCATATCCGCAAACACCGGACGCGCCAGCGCCAGAAGGCCGGCGGCCGCGATCAGAGCCGCGAACGCCGCGCGCCACGCGACGCCGCGCGAGTCAGCAGCCGCAGCCGTCGCCGTCATCGTCATCGTCGTCTCCGCTTGCCGCGTCGGCCGCGTCGTCGCCGGTGTCATCGTTGGTCGCGTCATCATCATCCGTCGCATCGTCGTCTCCGCTATCCGGGATCGTCGTCGTGGTTGTGGGCTCGGTGGTGGTGGTCGTCGACGCGGGCGGCTCGCCGTCGAGCCACGCGGACAGACCGAGTGCCCAGGACAGCGAGAGCTTCCCGAAACTGTCCGTCGCGTTCATACGGCTGCACGCCGCGCCGCCGCCGGAGAGCTGCCCGATAATCAGCATGTCGTCGTTGAAAAGCGCCGAACCCGACGAGCCGCCTTCGGTCGATCCGTCCGTGTAGATCGCGCGCCAGTGCGTGAAAAGGTTGCCCGCGAAGGCGCCGAACGTGACGCGTTTTTTCGTGCCGGCGGGGTGATGAATCACCGTGATCGGCTCGTCGGCGGCGGGCGGGTCGAGCGAGAAGCCGAGATACGACGCGGTATCCGGCGGATCGTCGAAAAGACGCAGCAGCGCGAAGTCCGAGAGAAACGATCCGTCCACGTAATCCGCCCCGAGTGTGGACGGCAGGGCGTCGATCAGCGGCGCGGCGCCGCCGCAGGACGCGGCCTCGTCGTGCCAGACGACCTCGAGCGATTCGGCGGTCGCCTGATCGCCGATGCAGTGATGCGCGGTGAGCAGCCAGGGGGTCATCGACGCGGGCACGTCCGCGAGAAGCGAACCCGTGCACAGATAGCTGAATCCGCCGTCCTCGAAAAACAGCAGGCCGACGCCCGCGGCATACGGCGCGATTTCGGCATGGCAGGCCACGTCGATGTGGCAGCCCTGCTCCTTGGGCCCGCCGAAGGGATCGGCAAAACCGTAGGCGACACGCGTCACGCGAGGCGGCGCGCCGCCGTCTTGAAGGATCAGCACGGCGATGTCGCCCGCGACCACAGGCGACCAGAACGGCGAGCTCCGGTGCGCACGATCGGTCAGATCGATCGGCACGCCCGCGCGTCCGACGAGAACGAGCCGCCCCGCGAAATCGGTCGCGTCGATGTGAAGGCGCGTGAAGCGGGCGCCTGGCGCGGACACGGCGAGCGCGCGCCGTGAGCCGGGCATCACCGTCCACGCGCCGTCCGCGAGCGCGGGCGCATCAACATGGCGGCCGGCAAGAAGGCGCCCGTCGGATTTCATCGCGGGGCCGGTCGATTGTACGTCGGGGGCGATGACCAGGGCGGGTTCGATCGCAAGCACGCCGGCGAGATCGCGTTCGGCAAGCGGCGCGGGAGCGTCGAAAGACGCGGCGGACGCGAGGATCGGCGCAACGGTCCGCGAATCGTTCGCCCACGCGGCGCCGGATAGGGCGGCCGCGAACGCAAAGACGAGAAAAGCGGCGCCGAACCGCCCGCGCGCGGCGAGGCGCGACGGTGGATGTTCGCGCGAAATGAGGCGGGCTCCCATTTTCATCGCTCCGAAAGCGCCCCCGCGATCGAAATACAAAAACGCGGCAAAACCACCGTTCCGCCGCGGCGAAAGACGTGTCATTCTATATTCATCCCGTCGAATGCGATATAGTCCGCGCCGGATGGAAACCTGCGAAATGACGGCATTTCTCGACATTCATTGCCATCTGCTGCCCGAGGTGGACGACGGCGCGAAGACCGTCGAGGAGTCGCTCGCGTGCCTGGCCGCGGCATCCCAGGCGGGGATCGCGGACGTGGTGCTTTCGCGGCACGAGATGGCGGGGGTGTATTCGTGCGATCGCGACGATGCGCGCCTGCGTCGCGAGGCGCTGCAACGAGAGGCCGACGCGGCGGGGATCGCCGTTCGCCTGCACGACGGGGCCGAGCATTATATGGACGACGTATTCCTGAATCGGCTGGCCACGGGCCCGGAGACGCTCGCCGGCGGCGCGGCGCTGCTCGTGGAGATGCCGATGATGCGCATTCCGCATTTCGCGCGGGATATCGCCTTTCGCCTGCGCGTGAAGGGGCTGTTGCCGATCCTCGCGCACGTCGAGCGCTATCGCGACGTGGCCGAGGATCCCAAAAGCGCGCGCGAGCTTGCGGACGCGGGATTTTTGTTGCAGGTGAATCTCGGAAGCCTCGCGGGCCTTTACGGCCGGCGCGTGGCCAAGGCGGCGCACTATATGATCGAACACGATCTGGCGGATTGCGTGGGCAGCGATGTGCACAACACGGGGATGATCGCGCCGTGTTACGAGGACGGGTTGCGCGAACTTCGCAAATATGGGGACGACGTGGCCGCCCGGCTGATGGGCGATAACCCGCGGCGCCTCGTTTTCGGCGCCGGCAAGAACGGCGCGGGCGGACCGGAGCGTTCATGACGAACGAGACGAAAAAAACGGTATCGGGCTACGCGATCGATCCGGAGAGCGTTCGTTTGTTGCCGCAGCTCTTCTGCTACTCGGCGTCGGTCGTCGTGCTCGGCGAGGTGGATCCGTACGGCGACGAGGCGGTGACGGTCGGCGTCGCGGAGCCGGACAACCTTTCGAC
The nucleotide sequence above comes from bacterium. Encoded proteins:
- a CDS encoding serine protease, which produces MTMTATAAAADSRGVAWRAAFAALIAAAGLLALARPVFADMTPARAIELPPADDLRRAAFDAPRFDDRSTKKPRIVGYPAGLAPLARADWLASHIDGEPAWRIALHAGGAAFLRAHFAALPTSPTWSVTFVGEDGVEQMVGAGDVRGAEFWGPLVPGDTMIVELRGVDDPSLFDIDRASVGTERFWMPGPEKEGSCYVNLACENAWLDTGSGVAMILFEESDFSALCSGSLLNDKFGSERPFFLSAYHCVNNEAEADTTIVFWDFQTSSCTGTPPSPNSVPRTFGSRFLAGNFDLDYSLLILDDDPPDDASFLGWTTSDLKDGEDVVTIHHPGGTHKRISFAEIIGDTFEYWGVRYVEGSTEGGSSGAPLFNEDRQIVGYLSGGTASCTAMGEPDFFGKFGRAYENGIGSFLTSASLPTTTTSTTFDGGPGGASDDDGLGPTGGNDGGGICCGC
- a CDS encoding trypsin-like peptidase domain-containing protein, whose protein sequence is MGARLISREHPPSRLAARGRFGAAFLVFAFAAALSGAAWANDSRTVAPILASAASFDAPAPLAERDLAGVLAIEPALVIAPDVQSTGPAMKSDGRLLAGRHVDAPALADGAWTVMPGSRRALAVSAPGARFTRLHIDATDFAGRLVLVGRAGVPIDLTDRAHRSSPFWSPVVAGDIAVLILQDGGAPPRVTRVAYGFADPFGGPKEQGCHIDVACHAEIAPYAAGVGLLFFEDGGFSYLCTGSLLADVPASMTPWLLTAHHCIGDQATAESLEVVWHDEAASCGGAAPLIDALPSTLGADYVDGSFLSDFALLRLFDDPPDTASYLGFSLDPPAADEPITVIHHPAGTKKRVTFGAFAGNLFTHWRAIYTDGSTEGGSSGSALFNDDMLIIGQLSGGGAACSRMNATDSFGKLSLSWALGLSAWLDGEPPASTTTTTEPTTTTTIPDSGDDDATDDDDATNDDTGDDAADAASGDDDDDDGDGCGC
- a CDS encoding serine protease, producing the protein MLRMLTSIMLIASAAVAAPAALEAARALLNADSNAPAISIPARVSPADDYWPPDATPDLGLGAMPSVSIVARDAQRDAAIAAARDDAAARKVRVVSAHVDVPRIREGDWRIETLPDGRTRRRMTIASPGATFLRPHVTAWPGGNFDVHVRGTDGMVRRLAPTATAATSDFWGPAVSGDAIEIVVDGAGAAPAIAIDRLAHGLVWPGAGLELGCYLDVTCYDDWKDARTGVAEIYIESTWGGYSCTGSLLSDTAGSLRPWFLTANHCLSTVAEADSVIVFWNFHTAACNGAPPNHETLPTSSGSEIAAKNGQSDFTLLLLDENPPPGTTYLGVSTAPLLPGAPITVVHHPDAAYKRITFGNVTGVGGDFWTVLYTESSTEGGSSGSPLFNASKQVVGQLWGGEALCTRMWGTDDFGKISSSWNLGLGDALDSPAPTTTTTTTLPGTTTTTTHAPSDDDDDFDDDDFDDDSALGNDDAADDDAALDDDDGGDPDGLDSNYEKSPEDAGDSAGGCGC
- a CDS encoding radical SAM protein; the protein is MGNTAFQILRIGYGTLAYRVLGRRRPLHVSVALEPRATWFERAGGGPSMPPDNARRLVGEIAAAGAVAVTFRGGEPLVRGDIGELIRAAKDVRLNVRVVTNGLRAAARADELAAADTVAIALEGTIETHDALFGAGAWDAAIEAIKALAGRVAVETRTVLTRATADDVDDILRLARRFGFRAGFHVLHDGDGREALPPLPEDEENAEDRAIRRALRRLIAARRAGDPVANALADLHHLRGWARFREPVREDPLAHLPCYAGNLFAHVDEIGDVFACSLSIGREGAANAFRDGFAAAFRRASRGGCNACDALWLVEQNRLGTLAPSSAVHFLSTPAGRG
- a CDS encoding nucleotidyltransferase family protein; this translates as MDGVILAAGAGTRLRPLTNAIPKALVSVGPHPLAEHVLRGFVSAGVDRVVFVTGYLGKKVESFFGDGSRWEVSTAFVRQDEARGTAHAVGLTATEVMTNPFFIAYGDIYIHDPSNYRAFLEMHLAGDFDISVMCDEIDDPFEGAAVYVTGDRVTRIVEKPPRGASTTNLNKRGIVLADHRLFDLIDDVTPAPSGELYLTDAIALAIERGMKVGAYVCRGFSSDVGTPERLAEARAVEEQREPANDRSAS